The Parvibaculaceae bacterium PLY_AMNH_Bact1 genome window below encodes:
- a CDS encoding HPr family phosphocarrier protein (Derived by automated computational analysis using gene prediction method: Protein Homology.) translates to MSQAESPSEVLKKTLTISNARGLHARASAKFVQCVEGFDADVRVSREGQTVGGTSIMGLMMLAAATGCTIEVEVDGPDAAEALQALEALIADKFGEGE, encoded by the coding sequence GTGAGCCAAGCCGAAAGCCCGTCTGAGGTGCTCAAAAAGACCCTGACCATCTCCAATGCCCGCGGATTGCATGCAAGGGCATCAGCGAAATTTGTCCAATGCGTCGAAGGTTTTGACGCTGACGTCCGCGTGTCCCGGGAGGGCCAAACCGTCGGCGGCACCTCGATTATGGGCCTCATGATGCTGGCGGCGGCTACCGGGTGCACAATTGAGGTGGAAGTGGACGGTCCCGACGCGGCCGAAGCGCTTCAGGCGCTGGAGGCGCTCATCGCTGACAAGTTCGGCGAAGGCGAGTAA
- the ahcY gene encoding adenosylhomocysteinase (Derived by automated computational analysis using gene prediction method: Protein Homology. GO_function: GO:0004013 - adenosylhomocysteinase activity [Evidence IEA]; GO_process: GO:0006730 - one-carbon metabolic process [Evidence IEA]) — MSNDYKVADISLADWGRKEIAIAETEMPGLMALRDEFGASQPLKGARVAGCLHMTIQTAVLMETLTALGATVRWSSCNIFSTQDHAAAAMAAAGIPTFAWKGETEEEFWWCIEETIKGPDGWTPNIILDDGGDLTQIMHEKYNDMLDDVVGISEETTTGVLRLYEMAKAGTLRVPAINVNDSVTKSKFDNLYGCRESLVDGVKRATDVMIAGKVAVIAGFGDVGKGSAESMRSQGARVVVTEIDPICALQAAMEGYEVSTMEEMAPQGDIFITCTGNKDIITVDHMRAMKDRAIVGNIGHFDSEIQVAALKNFEWHNVKPQVDEIEFPNGNRIILLAEGRLLNLGCATGHPSFVMSASFTNQVLAQIELWENHKNYKNEVYVLPKHLDEKVATLHLEKLGVKLTTLSKEQADYIGVPQAGPYKPDHYRY; from the coding sequence ATGAGCAACGACTACAAAGTCGCGGATATTTCCCTCGCCGATTGGGGTCGCAAGGAAATTGCCATTGCCGAAACCGAAATGCCGGGCCTCATGGCGCTGCGCGATGAATTTGGCGCAAGCCAGCCACTGAAAGGCGCCCGGGTAGCCGGTTGCCTCCACATGACCATTCAGACGGCGGTCCTGATGGAAACGCTGACAGCACTTGGCGCGACGGTACGCTGGTCGTCCTGCAACATCTTCTCAACGCAGGACCATGCGGCTGCGGCCATGGCGGCGGCGGGTATTCCTACGTTCGCCTGGAAAGGGGAAACGGAAGAAGAGTTCTGGTGGTGCATTGAAGAAACCATCAAGGGACCTGATGGCTGGACCCCAAACATCATCCTTGATGATGGCGGCGACCTCACCCAGATCATGCATGAAAAATACAATGACATGTTGGACGATGTGGTTGGCATTTCAGAAGAAACAACAACCGGTGTGCTGCGCCTCTATGAAATGGCAAAAGCCGGCACGCTTCGCGTTCCAGCAATCAACGTGAATGACAGTGTGACCAAGTCGAAATTCGACAATCTGTATGGCTGTCGCGAAAGCCTCGTTGATGGTGTGAAGCGCGCCACCGACGTGATGATTGCCGGTAAAGTCGCCGTGATCGCTGGATTTGGTGATGTTGGCAAAGGCTCTGCGGAGAGCATGCGCAGCCAGGGTGCCCGAGTTGTCGTGACAGAGATCGATCCGATCTGTGCACTGCAGGCGGCGATGGAAGGCTATGAAGTCTCTACAATGGAAGAGATGGCGCCACAGGGTGACATCTTCATCACATGCACAGGTAACAAAGACATCATCACCGTGGATCATATGCGGGCGATGAAAGACCGGGCGATCGTCGGCAACATCGGCCACTTTGACAGCGAAATTCAGGTCGCTGCTTTGAAGAATTTCGAATGGCATAATGTGAAGCCACAGGTTGATGAGATTGAGTTCCCGAATGGCAATCGGATTATCCTGCTCGCGGAAGGTCGTCTGTTGAACCTCGGCTGTGCAACCGGTCACCCAAGCTTCGTCATGAGCGCCTCTTTCACCAATCAGGTGCTGGCGCAAATCGAGTTGTGGGAAAACCATAAGAACTACAAGAACGAAGTCTACGTACTGCCAAAACACCTGGACGAGAAAGTGGCGACACTCCATCTCGAAAAACTGGGTGTGAAACTGACGACACTTTCCAAGGAACAAGCCGACTATATTGGTGTCCCGCAGGCGGGTCCTTACAAGCCGGATCATTACCGCTACTGA
- a CDS encoding HPr kinase/phosphatase C-terminal domain-containing protein (Derived by automated computational analysis using gene prediction method: Protein Homology.) yields MSAESVHATSVAIEGVGVLLRGASGAGKSDLAYRLIREHGALLVADDQTILIQDQSCLKASCKEGWAGQLELRGLGIVTVPHEPHVSVALVIDLVDRGEVPRLPDPSFVTLMGVEIPVLKLHAFDHSTSAKILIATEHLPRSGFPGIDGRLG; encoded by the coding sequence GTGAGCGCTGAGAGTGTACATGCGACCAGCGTTGCGATTGAGGGTGTGGGGGTTTTGCTGCGCGGGGCCTCAGGCGCCGGTAAATCTGATCTTGCCTATCGCTTGATTAGGGAGCATGGAGCACTGCTGGTCGCAGACGACCAGACGATCCTGATACAGGACCAGTCTTGCTTGAAAGCAAGCTGTAAAGAAGGGTGGGCGGGTCAATTGGAACTGCGAGGCCTGGGGATTGTCACCGTACCCCATGAGCCACACGTGTCCGTTGCGCTGGTAATCGATCTGGTTGACCGCGGCGAAGTGCCGCGTCTGCCTGACCCCTCCTTTGTAACGCTCATGGGCGTCGAAATTCCGGTCCTGAAACTCCATGCATTTGATCATTCGACATCGGCAAAGATCCTTATCGCAACCGAGCATTTGCCGCGTTCCGGCTTTCCGGGGATCGATGGCCGACTAGGCTAA
- a CDS encoding PTS sugar transporter subunit IIA (Derived by automated computational analysis using gene prediction method: Protein Homology.) yields the protein MIGLVLVTHGQLAKQFVEAMEHVVGPQAQVISISIGPDDDMEQRRNDILEAVDAVDQGDGVILLTDMFGGTPSNLAISIMDKAKVEVIAGINLPMLIKLASVRDSVTLADAVEQAQDSGRKYISVASKVLAGEGS from the coding sequence ATGATTGGATTGGTCCTAGTTACCCATGGCCAGCTCGCCAAGCAATTTGTCGAGGCGATGGAGCATGTCGTGGGTCCGCAAGCTCAGGTGATTTCAATTTCGATTGGACCTGACGACGATATGGAACAGCGACGGAACGACATATTGGAAGCCGTCGATGCTGTTGATCAGGGAGACGGCGTCATATTGCTCACCGACATGTTTGGTGGCACGCCATCCAATCTTGCCATTTCCATCATGGACAAAGCGAAGGTCGAGGTGATTGCGGGGATCAACCTGCCCATGCTGATTAAGCTTGCAAGTGTCCGTGACAGCGTGACCTTGGCCGATGCTGTCGAACAGGCCCAGGACAGTGGTCGCAAATACATCTCTGTCGCCAGCAAAGTTCTTGCAGGCGAGGGCTCGTGA